TCAATTAAATTATTTAACCATGTTATTTTTTAAAAATACTTTAAATACTTTACCAGGGAAAGAAGCGAAAGATTATTTGCATCACAGAGGCTATGTTGATCATACAATTAATGAATTTGATTTAGGATATGCAAATAATGATGATTTACTTAATTTTTAATTCGAAAAGGGTATAGTAAAACAGAGTTAATTACAGCGAATTTAGCTAGATATAATTACCACAATGAGTTAATTAGTGTTTTTAAAAATCGGATTATGATTCCAATTAAAAATGCAAATCACCAAGTAGTTGGTTTTTCTGGTCGTGATATGACAAATGAAAGTTCAATCAAATATCTAAACACTGCTGAAACACCAGTATTTACTAAAAGTAATATTTTGTTTAATTTAAATAAAATAACAAAAGAACACAAAGAAATTACCTTAGTGGAAGGATATATGGATGTAATATCATTATTTCAAAAACAAATTCCAGCGATCGCTTTAATGGGAACAAATTTATCGAAAACCCAAATTGAAATTTTAACTAGACGGTTTAATAAAATTAATGTTTTTCTTGATAATGATGACCCGGGTAAAGTAGCTAGTCAGAAAATTACCGTTTTATTATCTAATAGAAATGTAATTGTCAGAAATATTAACAATAATACTCAATACAAAGATCCTGATGAAATTTGTCAGAGTCAAAACCCCGCTTTGTTAAAAGATTTATACTATGAGGAAACGGAATATGAACTTGGATAAACACAGTGATTATGAACATGCCGATCAAGCGGTTC
This genomic window from Spiroplasma sp. SV19 contains:
- a CDS encoding toprim domain-containing protein; this translates as MARYNYHNELISVFKNRIMIPIKNANHQVVGFSGRDMTNESSIKYLNTAETPVFTKSNILFNLNKITKEHKEITLVEGYMDVISLFQKQIPAIALMGTNLSKTQIEILTRRFNKINVFLDNDDPGKVASQKITVLLSNRNVIVRNINNNTQYKDPDEICQSQNPALLKDLYYEETEYELG